A window of the Cicer arietinum cultivar CDC Frontier isolate Library 1 chromosome 6, Cicar.CDCFrontier_v2.0, whole genome shotgun sequence genome harbors these coding sequences:
- the LOC101491687 gene encoding mitochondrial import inner membrane translocase subunit TIM8-like, whose product MDFSQLNSSEMQQFYSQEQQMAMVNEMVAKLTSACWDKCITGTPGSKFSSSESTCLSNCAHRYLEMSILIMKKFQSMQ is encoded by the exons ATGGATTTTTCACAGCTTAATTCCTCTGAAATGCAACAATTCTACTCC CAAGAACAGCAAATGGCCATGGTTAATGAAATGGTGGCAAAGCTGACAAGCGCATGCTGGGACAAATGCATCACTGGTACACCTGGAAGTAAGTTCAGTTCCAGTGAATCTACTTGTCTTTCAAACTGTGCACATCGTTATCTCGAGATGAGTATCCTTATCATGAAAAAGTTTCAGAGTATGCAATGA